The Trypanosoma brucei brucei TREU927 chromosome 9, whole genome shotgun sequence genome includes a window with the following:
- a CDS encoding hypothetical protein, conserved (similar to GB:CAD53280.1: ESAG9 (expression site-associated gene 9) protein, possible {Trypanosoma brucei;}) — translation MQAKNRNYSHDAHPAPRGAVSVVDQGSTQGAKTVSKRSVDEGGKEISQQQVSGQYESYVALPLRNGMSEHEVSRPSEVALDDVGEPSSLSESVPRRNGASRKRCAILLSTGLSVVFS, via the coding sequence atgcaagcaaaaaatCGTAACTACAGCCATGATGCACATCCTGCACCACGAGGTGCAGTCTCGGTGGTTGACCAAGGAAGCACACAAGGGGCGAAAACCGTGAGCAAACGATCAGTCGatgagggaggaaaggagatTTCGCAGCAGCAAGTGTCGGGGCAGTATGAAAGCTACGTAGCGTTGCCACTGCGAAATGGAATGTCCGAACATGAAGTGAGTAGACCTTCAGAAGTGGCCTTGGACGATGTGGGTGAACCCTCGTCCTTAAGTGAAAGTGTACCGAGGAGAAACGGTGCGAGTCGCAAAAGGTGTGCGATATTACTCTCCACAGGATTAAGTGTGGTGTTCTCCTGA
- a CDS encoding hypothetical protein (GPI-Anchor Signal predicted for Tb09.142.0410 by DGPI v2.04 with cleavage site probability 0.684 near 79), producing the protein MRLVTESSAGVSRACELSPMVSTPSRFSTILISLHLQVAVGSLSHSTSLQQWLSSALAYSLCTASLFLLISSVCRENASVGIDVPELSKLLRSLTFVSSISRNCCALEFGIVLSLA; encoded by the coding sequence ATGCGCCTCGTCACCGAATCTAGCGCCGGTGTTTCCCGCGCCTGTGAACTTTCGCCCATGGTGTCCACACCAAGTCGTTTCTCAACGATCCTTATTTCGCTGCATTTACAAGTTGCCGTTGGCTCTCTTTCCCACTCGACGTCATTACAACAATGGTTGAGTTCGGCTTTGGCATATAGCTTGTGTAcagcatctctttttttgcttatttcttCCGTGTGTCGAGAGAATGCTAGCGTCGGCATTGACGTTCCTGAACTCAGCAAGCTCCTGCGATCACTCACTTTCGTGAGTTCCATCAGCCGTAACTGTTGTGCTCTCGAGTTTGGCATCGTGCTTTCGCTCGCTTAG
- a CDS encoding UDP-Gal/UDP-GlcNAc-dependent glycosyltransferase (curated by Mike Ferguson), which yields MYFCLYTACLVRVTLFHLKLLKMSIRFVSQDVRRIWEIEDYLVVAGIPSIDNDERFRRKNLQRQTCWSYPEVARKSNNFTGKLLIIYALSAHTNNNCELKEIVEEEAELNQDVIILPVCDVNPTTSKKVGEAGNWGWEPEITMSRKTYLWFKFAVEIFKPTNPYIMKADDDIFMRVPLYLKYLYGLPREKLNVARAVGELDESIAKLTWYVVGYANTISRGVVKEIVGFSQISKLLTSRISFRNFDKYIEYAALNEDIMVGEVIRHKMKLEGLLTVGMQDCHYVMHVKRPLDRFVKENPKLIVFHHIAEEEYKWLMTNPQTTIERNAEPLLRTQQIVPFWHEASC from the coding sequence ATGTACTTTTGTCTCTATACAGCTTGTTTGGTGAGGGTGACCCTATTTCATTTGAAATTACTGAAGATGAGTATAAGATTTGTTTCGCAGGATGTGAGGAGGATATGGGAAATTGAAGATTATTTGGTTGTGGCTGGAATACCTTCAATAGATAATGACGAAAGATTTAGAAGGAAAAACTTGCAGAGACAAACGTGTTGGAGTTATCCTGAAGTTGCGAGGAAGTCAAATAATTTTACTGGAAAATTGCTTATAATTTATGCACTTTCcgcacatacaaataacaaTTGTGAGCTAAAAGAAATtgttgaagaggaggcagagTTAAATCAggatgttattattttacctgtTTGTGATGTAAATCCAACAACAAGTAAGAAAGTTGGAGAGGCGGGTAATTGGGGATGGGAACCGGAGATCACGatgagtagaaaaacatatttgtggttCAAGTTCGCAGTTGAAATATTTAAACCAACTAATCCCTATAtaatgaaagcagatgatgaCATATTTATGAGGGTGCCATTGTATCTGAAATATCTGTATGGGCTTCCAAGAGAGAAATTGAATGTGGCAAGAGCGGTTGGTGAACTTGACGAGTCTATTGCTAAACTGACGTGGTATGTTGTTGGCTACGCAAATACAATTTCGAGAGGTGTCGTCAAAGAAATAGTTGGCTTTTCGCAAATTTCCAAACTATTAACCAGCAGAATCAGCTTTAGAAACTTTGACAAATATATTGAATATGCTGCCTTGAATGAGGATATTATGGTGGGGGAGGTGATAAGGCACAAAATGAAACTTGAAGGTTTGCTGACAGTGGGTATGCAGGATTGTCATTATGTGATGCATGTGAAAAGACCACTAGATAGATTTGTAAAAGAAAATCCTAAACTTATTGTTTTTCACCACATTGCAGAGGAGGAATATAAGTGGCTAATGACGAATCCACAAACAACGATTGAACGAAATGCAGAGCCGCTATTGAGGACGCAGCAAATAGTTCCATTCTGGCATGAAGCTAGCTGTTAA